From Actinosynnema mirum DSM 43827, a single genomic window includes:
- a CDS encoding S24 family peptidase, translated as MRNTTPSEPVGQSEVIVLGMLKVRGPSMHPTVRTGDLVSVAHGRPPRAGDVVLVRWAHRPGQLSVKRAVRVDGTGWHVEGDNPFASTDSRELGPAEVLGVVRFRVWPRPGRLKKSPWAGGGLEPG; from the coding sequence GTGCGGAACACTACTCCGAGTGAACCGGTCGGGCAGTCGGAGGTGATCGTGCTCGGGATGCTCAAGGTCCGCGGGCCCTCCATGCACCCCACCGTCCGGACGGGTGATCTCGTCTCCGTGGCGCACGGGCGGCCACCGCGCGCCGGGGACGTCGTGCTGGTCAGGTGGGCGCACCGGCCCGGCCAGCTGTCCGTCAAGCGGGCCGTGCGGGTGGACGGGACCGGGTGGCACGTGGAGGGGGACAACCCGTTCGCCTCCACCGACTCCCGCGAGCTGGGACCGGCCGAGGTGCTCGGGGTCGTGCGGTTCCGGGTGTGGCCCCGGCCCGGTCGGCTGAAGAAGTCGCCGTGGGCCGGGGGCGGCCT
- the sodN gene encoding superoxide dismutase, Ni — MRLLSRIRELHRAIPEATAHCDLPCGVYDPAQARIEAESIKAVQEKYQANEDPEFRQRAVLIKEQRSELVKHHLWVLWTDYFKAPHFEKYPQLHDLFNRATKAAGASGTKGNMDPATGQQLLDLIAEIDKIFWETKQA, encoded by the coding sequence ATGCGACTTCTGTCGCGCATCCGTGAACTCCACCGCGCGATCCCGGAGGCCACCGCGCACTGCGACCTCCCGTGCGGTGTCTACGACCCGGCACAGGCCAGGATCGAAGCGGAGTCCATCAAGGCGGTCCAGGAGAAGTACCAGGCCAACGAGGACCCGGAGTTCCGCCAGCGCGCCGTGCTGATCAAGGAGCAGCGCAGCGAACTGGTGAAGCACCACCTGTGGGTGCTGTGGACCGACTACTTCAAGGCGCCGCACTTCGAGAAGTACCCGCAGCTGCACGACCTGTTCAACCGCGCCACCAAGGCCGCGGGCGCGTCGGGCACCAAGGGCAACATGGACCCGGCGACGGGCCAGCAGCTGCTGGACCTGATCGCGGAGATCGACAAGATCTTCTGGGAGACCAAGCAGGCGTGA
- a CDS encoding SAM-dependent methyltransferase: MQNSPRPVSDDRDRPNAARLYDYYLGGAHNFAVDREFALRAVSEVPADAMVQHGRAFLRRAVKLCLERGIRQFLDLGSGIPTAGNVHEVAHEVDPDCRVVYVDNEPATVAHARAMLRGREGVAMVEADVRDPAAVLGSPECRELLDLTAPVAVLMVAILPCLVTADRPERVVAGYRDVMAAGSLLVFTHLTADFQPEVVDKLLGVATDAHPLTPRTKAEVEVLLDGFELLEPGLVLSSKWRREGDEPEFGVEAVSYGAVGLRR; the protein is encoded by the coding sequence GTGCAGAACTCCCCGAGACCGGTGTCGGACGACCGGGACCGTCCGAACGCGGCTCGGCTGTACGACTACTACCTCGGCGGCGCGCACAACTTCGCCGTCGACCGGGAGTTCGCGCTCCGCGCGGTCAGCGAGGTGCCCGCCGACGCGATGGTGCAGCACGGCCGCGCGTTCCTGCGGCGCGCCGTGAAGCTGTGCCTGGAGCGGGGCATCCGGCAGTTCCTCGACCTCGGGTCCGGCATCCCCACGGCGGGCAACGTGCACGAGGTCGCCCACGAGGTCGACCCGGACTGCCGCGTGGTCTACGTGGACAACGAGCCCGCGACTGTCGCGCACGCCCGCGCCATGCTGCGCGGGCGGGAGGGCGTGGCGATGGTGGAGGCCGACGTCCGCGACCCGGCCGCGGTGCTGGGCTCGCCGGAGTGCCGCGAGCTGCTGGACCTGACGGCGCCGGTCGCGGTGCTGATGGTGGCGATCCTGCCGTGCCTGGTGACGGCCGACCGGCCGGAGCGGGTCGTGGCGGGGTACCGGGACGTGATGGCGGCGGGCAGCCTGCTGGTGTTCACCCACCTCACCGCGGACTTCCAGCCGGAGGTGGTGGACAAGCTGCTCGGCGTGGCGACCGACGCGCACCCGCTCACGCCCAGGACCAAGGCGGAGGTCGAGGTGCTGCTGGACGGGTTCGAGCTGCTGGAGCCGGGACTGGTGCTGTCGTCCAAGTGGCGGAGGGAGGGCGACGAGCCGGAGTTCGGCGTCGAGGCCGTGTCGTACGGGGCGGTGGGCTTGCGGCGCTGA
- a CDS encoding histidine phosphatase family protein: protein MTAHLYLVRHGQTAWSESGRHTGISDVPLTTHGVQQARRAGAVLARLRGTDLPPALALCSPRERSWRTAELVGLEAEKTEALAEWDYGDYEGLTTEQIREQVPGWTVWTHPCPNGETAEQVRDRAALVVDEARTGLRKGDVVLVGHGHFTRAVIATWLGLGPEDGVRFALDPAGIAVLGDERGVPQVRSLNVPAWELASD, encoded by the coding sequence GTGACGGCCCACCTCTACCTCGTGCGGCACGGCCAGACCGCTTGGTCCGAGAGCGGCAGGCACACCGGGATCTCGGACGTGCCCCTCACGACCCACGGCGTTCAGCAGGCCAGGCGCGCGGGCGCCGTGCTGGCCAGGCTGCGCGGAACCGACCTTCCCCCCGCCCTCGCGCTGTGCTCCCCCCGCGAGCGCTCCTGGCGGACCGCCGAGCTCGTCGGGCTCGAGGCGGAGAAGACCGAGGCGCTCGCCGAGTGGGACTACGGCGACTACGAGGGCCTCACCACCGAGCAGATCCGCGAGCAGGTCCCCGGCTGGACGGTCTGGACGCACCCCTGCCCGAACGGCGAGACCGCCGAGCAGGTGCGCGACCGGGCCGCGCTGGTGGTCGACGAGGCCCGCACCGGGTTGCGCAAGGGCGACGTCGTGCTCGTCGGCCACGGGCACTTCACCCGCGCGGTGATCGCCACCTGGCTCGGGCTCGGGCCCGAGGACGGGGTGCGGTTCGCGCTGGACCCGGCGGGCATCGCGGTGCTCGGGGACGAGCGCGGGGTGCCGCAGGTGCGGTCGCTGAACGTGCCCGCCTGGGAGCTCGCGAGCGACTGA
- a CDS encoding MrcB family domain-containing protein, with the protein MRDLLQGVLRLQSVWSQENTVEMQERGKLVRDGITRWLRVRVERLDAELPEPIGDLRVEARDGTGRKSEIPWARVYSHSRSPSATKGWYLVYLFNAKGKGVYLTLGMGATKWENSMFRPLPLSELRRTAAVARDQNWDRLSTREDLVTAISLDASRKKLGPAYEAGTVAGFHYPIGEVPDEDVLERDLAFLLGVLAELHHRDGRAPEVAEAESAAEVVAGRRRAGQGFLRSAAERKAVEGRAVLLAAEHLEELGYEVEDVGAVRSYDLDARRGDERLFVEVKGTTQPWGADSRIVLTRNEVELNRRDHRDSVLVVVSGISLDRVTCTASGGEVRVARPWRIDEERLTPLSYQYAVGGDVVPVRLPTG; encoded by the coding sequence GTGCGGGATTTGCTACAGGGCGTGTTGCGGCTCCAGTCGGTGTGGAGCCAGGAGAACACCGTCGAGATGCAGGAGCGCGGGAAGCTGGTGCGCGACGGGATCACGCGCTGGCTGAGGGTGCGGGTCGAGCGGCTGGACGCGGAGCTGCCGGAGCCGATCGGCGACCTGCGGGTCGAGGCGCGGGACGGGACCGGTCGCAAGAGCGAGATCCCGTGGGCGCGCGTCTACTCGCACAGCAGGTCGCCCTCGGCCACCAAGGGCTGGTACCTCGTCTACCTGTTCAACGCGAAGGGGAAAGGCGTCTACCTGACCCTCGGCATGGGTGCCACCAAGTGGGAGAACAGCATGTTCCGCCCCTTGCCGCTCAGCGAGCTCAGGCGGACTGCGGCGGTCGCCAGGGATCAGAACTGGGACCGGCTGTCGACCAGGGAGGACCTGGTCACCGCGATCTCCCTAGACGCCAGCCGCAAGAAGCTCGGCCCCGCCTACGAGGCGGGCACCGTGGCCGGGTTCCACTACCCGATCGGCGAGGTGCCGGACGAGGACGTGCTGGAGCGCGATCTCGCGTTCCTGCTCGGGGTGCTGGCCGAGCTGCACCACCGGGACGGGCGCGCGCCCGAGGTCGCCGAGGCCGAGAGCGCCGCCGAGGTCGTCGCGGGCAGGCGGCGGGCGGGGCAGGGGTTCCTGCGGTCCGCCGCCGAGCGCAAGGCCGTCGAGGGGCGGGCGGTGCTGCTGGCCGCCGAGCACCTGGAGGAGCTCGGCTACGAGGTGGAGGACGTGGGCGCGGTGCGGTCCTACGACCTGGACGCGCGGCGCGGTGACGAGCGGTTGTTCGTGGAGGTGAAGGGCACCACTCAGCCCTGGGGCGCGGACAGCCGGATCGTGCTGACGCGCAACGAGGTCGAGCTCAACCGGCGCGACCACCGGGACTCGGTGCTCGTCGTGGTGAGCGGGATCTCGCTCGACCGGGTCACCTGCACGGCCTCCGGGGGCGAGGTCCGGGTCGCGCGCCCGTGGCGGATCGACGAGGAGCGGTTGACGCCGCTGTCGTACCAGTACGCCGTCGGCGGCGACGTCGTCCCGGTCCGCCTGCCGACCGGCTGA